In one Cryptosporangium minutisporangium genomic region, the following are encoded:
- a CDS encoding ATP-binding protein — protein sequence MSTTGSGEATDIAALTAEVEALRAELDETSRGLMALYAELSTQTEELERARLAAEEATRAKAAFLADMGHEIRNPLNSVIGFAELLDETELTPEQADYLKPIRAAGDHLRSLMDDLLDFSKLEAGHFTFEAIPFDVVGCVEDALAIVAPQAAAKQLSLAAVFTPDTPTTASGDPTRLRQILVNLLVNAVKFTAEGQVWVELAVVRTGPDRASLSFAVHDTGIGISPDALERIFVPFAQADASTTRRYGGTGLGLSIARELSERMDGELTVASEFGVGSTFTSTVCLDVSAETLADPDDQPLSGRTVLLVHDDPVAERALRVHLTGWGAVVRTEPGPVDPVLAVVGAGSEPLLGLGPAVPVVVLAPLSVRRQTYDGVAAVLYSPVRRSQLRAAVNAALTTVTDSRPA from the coding sequence ACGAGACCAGCCGCGGGCTGATGGCGCTCTACGCGGAGCTCTCCACGCAGACCGAGGAACTGGAGCGTGCCCGGCTCGCCGCCGAGGAGGCCACCCGCGCCAAAGCCGCGTTCCTCGCGGACATGGGGCACGAGATCCGCAACCCGTTGAACTCGGTGATCGGCTTCGCCGAGCTGCTCGACGAGACCGAGCTGACCCCCGAGCAGGCCGACTACCTCAAGCCGATCCGGGCCGCCGGCGACCATCTGCGCAGCCTGATGGACGACCTGCTCGACTTCTCCAAGCTCGAAGCGGGGCACTTCACGTTCGAAGCGATCCCGTTCGACGTGGTCGGCTGCGTCGAGGACGCGCTGGCGATCGTCGCGCCGCAGGCGGCGGCCAAGCAGCTGAGCCTCGCTGCGGTGTTCACGCCGGACACCCCGACCACGGCCAGTGGCGATCCGACCCGGCTCCGGCAGATCCTGGTCAACCTGTTGGTCAACGCGGTGAAGTTCACCGCGGAGGGGCAGGTCTGGGTCGAGCTGGCGGTCGTGCGGACCGGGCCGGACCGGGCGTCCCTCTCGTTCGCCGTCCACGACACCGGGATCGGGATCTCGCCCGACGCGCTGGAGCGGATCTTCGTCCCGTTCGCGCAGGCGGACGCATCCACGACCCGGCGGTACGGAGGAACCGGCCTGGGGCTCTCGATCGCCCGCGAGCTCAGCGAGCGGATGGACGGCGAGCTGACCGTCGCGTCCGAGTTCGGCGTCGGCTCGACGTTCACCAGCACCGTGTGCCTCGACGTGAGCGCGGAGACGCTGGCCGACCCGGACGACCAGCCGCTGAGCGGGCGCACCGTGCTGCTCGTCCACGACGATCCGGTGGCCGAGCGGGCGCTCCGCGTTCACCTGACGGGCTGGGGAGCGGTCGTGCGGACCGAACCCGGACCGGTCGACCCGGTTCTCGCGGTGGTCGGAGCCGGCTCCGAGCCGCTCCTCGGGCTCGGACCGGCCGTGCCGGTCGTCGTGCTCGCCCCGTTGTCGGTGCGGCGCCAGACGTACGACGGCGTCGCCGCGGTGCTGTACAGCCCGGTCCGGCGGTCGCAGCTGAGAGCGGCGGTGAACGCCGCGCTCACCACGGTCACCGACTCCCGACCCGCGTAG